From the genome of Acropora palmata chromosome 4, jaAcrPala1.3, whole genome shotgun sequence, one region includes:
- the LOC141879171 gene encoding testin-like isoform X2, with amino-acid sequence MAVKTEDGVNFHLPKKFALEHERNAGAPCLKCGPVKCEGGLDLHFWRKICKTCKCKPEEHDIKSAEEEAHKLVVHSLFSKDSPVAGIRDYFRKLEAANKTERSEYAKQFAWCPPGLQQGVLMKYMDALPPQMKPKVGSDGAKYRRKQMMYQLPIHDHDESYCDNLTEPEKESMRQFSEHRNQNALGVGDVREKSNPVSKWICYRCNHPINLGEVAVFASRAGEDKCWHPGCFVCNVCNNLLVDLIYFYKEGGIYCGRHYAELFKPRCAACDELIFSREYTQAEDQNWHRKHFCCFECDLDLGGLLYVARDGHPHCMRCYNRLYAKKCFECGEVIGADDQRIEYENNFWHATDACFKCAMCLTSLIGRQFLLHPRKNQIFCSTDCARRY; translated from the exons ATGGCGGTCAAAACCGAAGATGGAGTAAATTTTCATCTTCCGAAAAAG TTTGCATTAGaacatgaaagaaatgcaGGAGCACCTTGCCTGAAATGTGGTCCAGTAAAATGTGAGGGAGGACTTGATTTGCATTTCTGGAG AAAAATCTGCAAGACATGCAAGTGTAAACCAGAAGAACATGATATCAAGAGTGCCGAAGAAGAAGCCCACAAGCTTGTGGTCCACAGCTTGTTCTCCAAGGATTCCCCTGTGGCAGGTATCCGTGACTACTTCCGCAAACTGGAAGCTGCTAACAAAACCGAGCGATCAGAGTATGCAAAGCAGTTTGCATGGTGTCCGCCTGGATTGCAGCAGGGTGTG tTGATGAAGTATATGGATGCCTTGCCACCTCAGATGAAGCCCAAAGTAGGAAGTGATGGTGCCAAGTATCGTCGCAAGCAAATGATGTACCAGTTGCCAATTCATGACCACGATGAAAGTTACTGCGACAATTTAACTGAACCAGAGAAAGAAAGTATGAGGCAGTTCAGTGAGCACCGGAACCAGAATGCTTTGGGAGTGGGTGATGTGCGAGAGAAGAGCAACCCTGTCTCTAAGTGG ATTTGTTATCGATGTAATCATCCCATCAATCTTGGAGAGGTTGCTGTGTTTGCATCTCGTGCAGGAGAGGACAAATGCTGGCACCCAGGATGCTTTGTGTGCAATGTCTGTAACAACCTGTTGGTAGATTTGATTTATTTCTACAAAGAGGGTGGCATCTACTGCGGCAGACACTATGCTGAGTTGTTCAAGCCTCGCTGCGCTGCTTGTGATGAG cTAATCTTCAGCCGAGAGTACACCCAAGCTGAGGACCAGAACTGGCATCGCAAACATTTCTGTTGTTTCGAGTGCGACTTGGATCTGGGCGGCCTGCTGTATGTGGCGCGTGACGGTCATCCCCACTGCATGCGGTGCTACAATCGGCTATATGCGAAGAAGTGCTTTGAGTGCGGTGAGGTCATTGGTGCCGACGATCAGCGAATCgaatatgaaaataatttctggCACGCGACAGACGCGTGCTTTAAGTGTGCCATGTGCCTCACCTCTCTAATAGGAAGGCAGTTCCTTCTCCacccgagaaagaaccaaatCTTCTGCTCCACTGATTGTGCCCGGAGATACTAA
- the LOC141879171 gene encoding testin-like isoform X1, translated as MYPKEGRFNQTRNMPRAEFALEHERNAGAPCLKCGPVKCEGGLDLHFWRKICKTCKCKPEEHDIKSAEEEAHKLVVHSLFSKDSPVAGIRDYFRKLEAANKTERSEYAKQFAWCPPGLQQGVLMKYMDALPPQMKPKVGSDGAKYRRKQMMYQLPIHDHDESYCDNLTEPEKESMRQFSEHRNQNALGVGDVREKSNPVSKWICYRCNHPINLGEVAVFASRAGEDKCWHPGCFVCNVCNNLLVDLIYFYKEGGIYCGRHYAELFKPRCAACDELIFSREYTQAEDQNWHRKHFCCFECDLDLGGLLYVARDGHPHCMRCYNRLYAKKCFECGEVIGADDQRIEYENNFWHATDACFKCAMCLTSLIGRQFLLHPRKNQIFCSTDCARRY; from the exons TTTGCATTAGaacatgaaagaaatgcaGGAGCACCTTGCCTGAAATGTGGTCCAGTAAAATGTGAGGGAGGACTTGATTTGCATTTCTGGAG AAAAATCTGCAAGACATGCAAGTGTAAACCAGAAGAACATGATATCAAGAGTGCCGAAGAAGAAGCCCACAAGCTTGTGGTCCACAGCTTGTTCTCCAAGGATTCCCCTGTGGCAGGTATCCGTGACTACTTCCGCAAACTGGAAGCTGCTAACAAAACCGAGCGATCAGAGTATGCAAAGCAGTTTGCATGGTGTCCGCCTGGATTGCAGCAGGGTGTG tTGATGAAGTATATGGATGCCTTGCCACCTCAGATGAAGCCCAAAGTAGGAAGTGATGGTGCCAAGTATCGTCGCAAGCAAATGATGTACCAGTTGCCAATTCATGACCACGATGAAAGTTACTGCGACAATTTAACTGAACCAGAGAAAGAAAGTATGAGGCAGTTCAGTGAGCACCGGAACCAGAATGCTTTGGGAGTGGGTGATGTGCGAGAGAAGAGCAACCCTGTCTCTAAGTGG ATTTGTTATCGATGTAATCATCCCATCAATCTTGGAGAGGTTGCTGTGTTTGCATCTCGTGCAGGAGAGGACAAATGCTGGCACCCAGGATGCTTTGTGTGCAATGTCTGTAACAACCTGTTGGTAGATTTGATTTATTTCTACAAAGAGGGTGGCATCTACTGCGGCAGACACTATGCTGAGTTGTTCAAGCCTCGCTGCGCTGCTTGTGATGAG cTAATCTTCAGCCGAGAGTACACCCAAGCTGAGGACCAGAACTGGCATCGCAAACATTTCTGTTGTTTCGAGTGCGACTTGGATCTGGGCGGCCTGCTGTATGTGGCGCGTGACGGTCATCCCCACTGCATGCGGTGCTACAATCGGCTATATGCGAAGAAGTGCTTTGAGTGCGGTGAGGTCATTGGTGCCGACGATCAGCGAATCgaatatgaaaataatttctggCACGCGACAGACGCGTGCTTTAAGTGTGCCATGTGCCTCACCTCTCTAATAGGAAGGCAGTTCCTTCTCCacccgagaaagaaccaaatCTTCTGCTCCACTGATTGTGCCCGGAGATACTAA